The following are from one region of the Deltaproteobacteria bacterium genome:
- a CDS encoding 3-deoxy-8-phosphooctulonate synthase: MSAVVEVGDCAIGGERLAVIAGPCVIEDEATTMKAAGALCAAAARLGVGFVFKASYDKANRTSLDSFRGVGMDEGLAVLAAVKERFGVPVLTDIHCRSEAAAAAAVADVLQIPALLCRQTDLIVAAAATGRAVNIKKGQFMDPAAMAHAAAKARSAGCERVILTERGTTFGYNNLVVDMRAIPVMKRAGLPVVFDATHSVQSPGGLGSASGGDRTMAATLARAAVAAGADGVFMEVHPDPDRALCDGPNSLSIEEFEPLVGELDALYGFVRSRGGRPS, encoded by the coding sequence CGGTCCCTGTGTGATCGAGGACGAGGCGACCACCATGAAGGCCGCCGGGGCGCTCTGCGCCGCCGCCGCGAGGCTCGGCGTGGGGTTCGTCTTCAAGGCCTCCTACGACAAGGCCAACAGGACCTCGCTCGACTCGTTCCGCGGCGTGGGCATGGACGAGGGGCTCGCCGTCCTGGCCGCGGTGAAGGAGCGCTTCGGCGTGCCGGTGCTCACCGACATCCACTGCCGCAGCGAGGCGGCCGCCGCGGCCGCCGTGGCCGACGTGCTCCAGATACCGGCCCTTCTGTGCAGGCAGACGGACCTCATCGTCGCCGCGGCGGCCACGGGCCGGGCCGTCAACATCAAGAAGGGGCAGTTCATGGACCCCGCCGCCATGGCCCATGCGGCGGCCAAGGCGCGCTCGGCGGGATGCGAGCGCGTCATACTCACCGAGCGGGGCACGACCTTCGGATACAACAACCTGGTCGTAGACATGCGGGCCATACCCGTGATGAAGCGCGCGGGGCTTCCCGTGGTCTTCGACGCCACCCACAGCGTGCAGTCTCCGGGCGGGCTCGGCTCGGCCTCGGGCGGAGACAGGACCATGGCGGCCACCCTTGCCCGCGCCGCCGTGGCCGCCGGCGCCGACGGCGTCTTCATGGAGGTCCACCCCGACCCGGACCGGGCGCTCTGCGACGGTCCGAACTCGCTGAGCATCGAAGAGTTCGAACCCCTCGTCGGGGAGCTCGACGCCCTGTACGGCTTTGTCAGGTCACGAGGGGGAAGGCCTTCCTGA